From Gordonia crocea, the proteins below share one genomic window:
- a CDS encoding MadS family sensor histidine kinase produces MAAADPDLASLVGLSSVKRGHYAQYRGAEARLNRVMTALEGISKALVQTDQGPERLVVAVLETVREHLGAEWVLFALADGHLEQAAPRHLIAAHDGGILAFEAGGVAHPPTDLPVEVLNRLIDVLRGERTVLHVPIASAHHLHVPIEYHGRVVGGLSAWTPPEREVDPSDLVVLKILAGQAAVAMVNSELLSESRRRTEELAERNAELEAAQRELSAAHRTALLHNERSRIARELHDSVGQSVLSAGLQIELCRGEVSAAAEKHLATAVRLTRDAMTQLRNAIFTLNAASDPSHSVGDTLDQLCDLHLTGETRASVAIRGRPRELPGDVQHAVLRIAGESLFNAARHAQAAQVSVVLSYGDERVVLAVDDDGSGDPVELRERMKAAVTGDLEEGRRRGLANMASRAAELDGTLRIRRSRLGGVRIVAELPTPSRGAV; encoded by the coding sequence ATGGCCGCCGCCGACCCGGATCTCGCGAGCCTGGTGGGGCTGAGCAGCGTCAAACGCGGCCACTACGCGCAGTACCGCGGCGCGGAGGCGCGCCTGAACCGGGTGATGACGGCGTTGGAGGGGATTTCCAAGGCCCTGGTGCAAACCGATCAGGGTCCGGAGCGGCTGGTCGTCGCGGTGTTGGAGACGGTCCGCGAACACCTCGGCGCCGAGTGGGTGTTGTTCGCGCTGGCCGACGGGCATCTCGAGCAGGCGGCGCCGCGCCACCTCATCGCTGCGCACGACGGGGGGATCCTGGCCTTCGAGGCCGGCGGGGTCGCCCATCCGCCGACCGACCTGCCCGTCGAAGTGCTCAACCGGCTGATCGACGTGCTGCGCGGGGAGCGCACGGTGCTGCACGTCCCGATCGCGAGTGCCCACCACCTGCACGTCCCGATCGAGTACCACGGCCGCGTGGTGGGCGGGTTGTCCGCCTGGACGCCGCCCGAGCGGGAGGTGGACCCGTCGGACTTGGTGGTGCTGAAGATCCTCGCCGGTCAGGCCGCGGTGGCGATGGTGAACTCCGAGCTGCTGTCGGAGTCGCGCCGGCGCACCGAGGAGCTGGCCGAGCGCAACGCCGAGCTCGAGGCCGCCCAGCGGGAACTCTCCGCGGCCCACCGCACCGCGCTGCTGCACAACGAGCGGTCGCGCATCGCCCGCGAACTGCACGACTCGGTGGGGCAGTCGGTGCTCTCGGCCGGGTTGCAGATCGAGCTGTGCCGGGGCGAGGTCTCCGCGGCGGCCGAGAAGCACCTGGCCACCGCGGTCCGGTTGACCCGGGACGCGATGACGCAACTGCGCAACGCCATTTTCACGCTGAACGCGGCCAGCGATCCGTCCCACAGCGTCGGCGACACCCTCGACCAGCTCTGCGACCTGCACCTCACCGGCGAGACGCGGGCGTCGGTCGCGATCCGCGGGCGTCCGCGCGAGTTGCCCGGTGATGTTCAACACGCGGTGCTGAGGATCGCCGGGGAGTCGCTGTTCAACGCCGCCCGCCACGCCCAGGCCGCCCAGGTCTCGGTGGTCCTGTCCTATGGCGACGAGCGCGTGGTGCTGGCGGTCGACGATGACGGCTCGGGGGACCCGGTGGAACTGCGCGAACGGATGAAGGCCGCGGTCACCGGGGACCTCGAGGAGGGCCGTCGCCGGGGCCTGGCCAACATGGCCTCGCGTGCGGCCGAACTCGACGGCACATTGCGGATCCGCCGGTCCCGGCTCGGCGGCGTCCGGATCGTGGCCGAATTGCCGACGCCGAGCAGGGGAGCGGTATGA
- a CDS encoding DUF3817 domain-containing protein has product MTDFFNLSTPAKRFRFVAVAEAITWAALLISMYFKHVEGNEGAIRIPGMVHGIVFVAFVVMSFITARALKWNLLVLGLALVSSIPPFGTLVFEWWARRAGHLAELSVGAVAGPDAVPADHDKIDV; this is encoded by the coding sequence ATGACCGACTTCTTCAACCTGTCCACGCCGGCCAAGCGGTTCCGCTTCGTCGCCGTTGCCGAGGCGATCACCTGGGCGGCGCTGCTCATCTCGATGTACTTCAAGCATGTCGAGGGCAACGAGGGGGCGATCCGGATCCCGGGCATGGTCCACGGGATCGTGTTCGTGGCCTTCGTCGTGATGTCCTTCATCACCGCGCGGGCGCTGAAGTGGAACCTGCTCGTCTTGGGCCTGGCCCTGGTGTCCTCGATCCCGCCGTTCGGCACCCTGGTGTTCGAGTGGTGGGCCCGCCGCGCCGGGCATCTCGCCGAGCTCTCCGTCGGCGCCGTCGCCGGGCCGGATGCGGTGCCGGCCGATCATGACAAGATAGACGTGTGA
- a CDS encoding universal stress protein, with translation MRILVAYLANDGGADAVALGGCLARSLGAELDIAIVAPGGHPDAALSDVIREQAADWLTDAQALVPDVPSQAHIAFHDSIPSGIIAEAQRVEAAAIVVGGSGGGMVGSHSLGSVVNDLLRASPLPVVLAPRGFRHSPVTRFTQITCAIGTRAGAAGLFELAIGATSNSRVPLRLISLVTLDQLPSGTDDPAAAQRATDAAEEVLNEARKRLPEDIEVTVSIAHGSTIEEAVERLDWHDGDVLLVGSSRLAAPQRIFLGSTAAKMLRVLSVPVAVLPSPNLDAP, from the coding sequence ATGAGAATCCTCGTCGCCTACCTGGCCAACGATGGCGGCGCCGACGCGGTCGCCCTGGGCGGATGCCTGGCCCGATCACTGGGCGCGGAACTCGACATCGCCATTGTCGCCCCGGGCGGACATCCCGACGCCGCCCTCTCCGACGTGATCCGCGAGCAGGCGGCCGACTGGCTCACCGATGCGCAGGCACTGGTGCCCGACGTGCCATCGCAGGCCCACATCGCCTTCCACGACTCCATCCCCTCGGGCATCATCGCCGAGGCCCAACGGGTCGAGGCCGCCGCCATCGTCGTCGGCGGTTCCGGCGGCGGGATGGTCGGCAGCCACTCGCTGGGCAGCGTCGTCAACGACCTGCTGCGGGCCTCTCCCCTGCCCGTGGTGTTGGCCCCGCGGGGCTTTCGGCACTCGCCGGTTACCCGCTTCACCCAGATCACCTGTGCGATCGGTACCCGCGCGGGAGCCGCGGGCCTGTTCGAGCTCGCCATCGGCGCCACCTCGAACTCCCGCGTACCGCTACGGCTCATCTCGCTGGTGACCCTGGACCAACTGCCATCCGGCACCGACGACCCCGCGGCCGCCCAACGGGCGACCGATGCCGCCGAGGAGGTCCTCAACGAGGCCCGCAAACGACTGCCCGAGGACATCGAGGTCACCGTATCCATCGCCCACGGTTCGACGATCGAGGAGGCCGTCGAGCGGTTGGACTGGCATGACGGAGACGTCCTGCTGGTCGGCTCGAGCCGCCTTGCGGCGCCCCAACGCATCTTCCTGGGCTCGACCGCGGCCAAGATGCTCCGGGTTCTCTCCGTCCCCGTCGCGGTGTTGCCGTCGCCGAACCTCGACGCACCGTAA
- the mce gene encoding methylmalonyl-CoA epimerase, with amino-acid sequence MTASATALINDLVVGIDHVGIAVPDLDAAKAWYAEHLGFATLHEEENAEQGVREAMVGPAGTDGALIQLLAPLNSESTIAKFLDRNGPGLQQLAVRVTDIDEVVARLTGAGLRVLYPEPRRGTADSRINFVHPRDAGGVLLELVEPNPEAH; translated from the coding sequence ATGACCGCCTCTGCCACCGCCCTCATCAACGACCTGGTCGTCGGAATCGATCACGTCGGGATCGCCGTTCCCGACCTCGACGCGGCGAAGGCCTGGTACGCCGAGCACCTCGGCTTCGCCACGCTGCACGAAGAGGAGAACGCCGAACAGGGCGTCCGCGAGGCGATGGTGGGCCCGGCGGGGACCGACGGTGCGCTGATCCAACTCCTCGCCCCCCTCAACAGCGAGTCGACGATCGCCAAATTCCTGGACCGCAACGGGCCGGGCCTGCAGCAACTCGCCGTCCGGGTGACCGATATCGACGAGGTCGTGGCCCGGCTGACCGGCGCGGGTCTGCGGGTGCTGTACCCGGAACCGCGGCGCGGCACGGCCGATTCGCGCATCAACTTCGTCCACCCCCGCGATGCCGGCGGGGTGCTCCTCGAACTGGTCGAACCCAACCCCGAAGCACACTGA
- the nucS gene encoding endonuclease NucS, which produces MRLVVAECQVDYAGRLTAHLPMARRLLLVKSDGSVSVHADDRAYKPLNWMSPPCWLTEEAVPDDVEAVALWVVTNKAGEQLRITIADIEHDSSHELGVDPGLVKDGVEAHLQELLAEHVETLGAGYTLVRREYPTAIGPVDLLCRDADGATVAVEIKRRGEIDGVEQLTRYLELLNRDASIAPVSGVFAAQQIKPQARTLATDRGIRCLVLDYDELRGMESTEFRLF; this is translated from the coding sequence GTGCGTCTGGTCGTTGCAGAATGTCAGGTTGATTACGCGGGTCGGTTGACCGCCCACTTGCCGATGGCCCGACGATTGCTGTTGGTGAAGTCGGACGGGTCGGTGAGCGTTCACGCCGACGACCGCGCCTACAAGCCGTTGAACTGGATGAGCCCGCCGTGCTGGCTCACCGAGGAGGCGGTTCCCGACGATGTCGAGGCGGTCGCGCTCTGGGTGGTGACCAACAAGGCCGGCGAACAACTGCGCATCACGATCGCCGACATCGAGCACGATTCGAGCCATGAACTCGGCGTCGACCCGGGCCTGGTCAAGGACGGCGTCGAAGCCCACCTGCAGGAACTGCTCGCCGAGCACGTGGAAACCCTGGGAGCCGGATACACGTTGGTGCGCCGGGAGTACCCCACCGCCATCGGTCCGGTCGACCTGCTGTGCCGGGACGCCGACGGCGCCACGGTGGCGGTCGAGATCAAACGGCGGGGGGAGATCGACGGGGTGGAGCAGCTGACCCGCTATCTCGAGCTGTTGAACCGGGATGCGAGTATCGCACCGGTCAGCGGGGTCTTCGCGGCGCAGCAGATCAAGCCGCAGGCGCGCACCCTGGCCACCGATCGGGGCATCCGGTGCCTGGTACTCGACTACGACGAACTCCGCGGCATGGAAAGCACCGAGTTCCGGCTGTTCTGA
- a CDS encoding MadR family response regulator transcription factor gives MTTESVPPRAIRTVLVDDHAMLREGLRALLERHPEVAVVGEAGTFDAALAEVAHTRPDVVVVDLKLTSSTDYEGMRLIGELKRWNPDVAVLVLTTFLDDDLVVRAVRAGASGYVVKDVDTTELVRAIRALSSGGSAFDPRSATAVMRTMAGQHNPSEELTEREREVLRLMADGQSNAGIGQRLFISESTVKFHIRNLIRKLGVTKRTDAVYVASKRGLI, from the coding sequence ATGACGACCGAATCGGTGCCGCCACGGGCCATCCGCACGGTGTTGGTCGACGACCACGCGATGTTGCGCGAGGGGCTGCGGGCGCTGTTGGAACGCCACCCCGAGGTCGCGGTGGTGGGTGAGGCCGGCACCTTCGACGCGGCGCTGGCCGAGGTGGCGCACACCCGGCCCGACGTGGTGGTGGTCGACCTCAAGCTGACGTCGTCGACCGACTACGAGGGCATGCGGTTGATCGGCGAACTCAAGCGTTGGAATCCCGACGTCGCGGTGTTGGTGCTGACGACCTTCCTCGACGACGACCTGGTGGTCCGCGCGGTGCGCGCCGGGGCCAGCGGCTACGTCGTGAAGGACGTGGACACCACCGAGCTGGTCCGCGCGATCCGCGCACTGTCCAGCGGGGGGAGCGCGTTTGACCCGCGCAGCGCGACCGCGGTCATGCGGACCATGGCCGGGCAGCACAACCCCTCCGAAGAGCTGACCGAGCGGGAGCGCGAGGTGCTGCGGTTGATGGCCGACGGACAGTCGAACGCCGGGATCGGCCAGCGCCTGTTCATTTCCGAGTCGACGGTGAAGTTCCACATCCGGAACCTGATCCGCAAACTCGGTGTGACCAAACGCACCGACGCGGTCTATGTGGCGAGCAAGCGGGGACTCATCTGA
- the glgB gene encoding 1,4-alpha-glucan branching protein GlgB, translating to MSPAGADPRLGAPGLAELAGTTLTDPHAILGAHRLDDDSVAVRALRPHADAVSVLIDGVEHPMDEQVDGLWVVALNRPATEPLPDYRLRVHYPADPAHGAADREFVVADPYRFAPTVTEDELALIAAGRHRRLWQVLGARVMTRDTGLGPVSGTAFAVWAPAAKGVVVVGDFEGWEGRFAPMRRLGHSGVWEVFLPGVRAGELYKFRIRGADGGLVDKADPLARAAEPPPATASVVVGDAAFAWSDDEWLGRRAATDPLSEPMSIYEVHLGSWRPGSGYRALAVELADYVEQAGFTHVELLPVAAHPYGGSWGYQVTSYFAPTARWGSPDDFRFLVDSLHRRGIGVLLDWVPAHFPRDAWALARFDGSPTYEHPDPQRGDHPDWGTLVFDYGRREVADFLIASALYWLDEFHVDGLRVDAVASMLYLDYSRAPGQWTPNVHGGLENLEAVAFLRELNDAVHRSHAGVLTIAEESTSWPGVTRDTASGGLGFSLKWNMGWMHDTLGYLARDVADRAFHHHEITFSLMYAFNERFLLPLSHDEVVHEKGTLWTRMSGDADAKARTVRFFLAYQWSHPGKQLLFMGQEFGQTAEWADDRGVDWHELDAGPDAGRHRGIARFVADLNRLCRTHPALYERDVRADGYEWLSAGDSSSPVFGFCRHGTGSTVVCLFSVAPEPFAEYRIGMPAPGRWRIILDSDDERYRDDEKHQDDEKHRPPASGAVIETTAIAWQGRATSIALPLKANASVWLELL from the coding sequence ATGAGTCCGGCCGGCGCGGATCCGCGGCTCGGGGCCCCCGGGCTCGCCGAGCTGGCCGGGACGACGCTCACCGACCCGCACGCGATCCTCGGCGCCCACCGGCTCGACGACGACTCGGTGGCCGTCCGGGCCCTGCGGCCACACGCCGACGCGGTGTCGGTACTGATCGACGGCGTCGAGCACCCGATGGACGAGCAGGTCGACGGGTTGTGGGTCGTCGCCCTGAACCGGCCCGCGACCGAACCGCTGCCCGACTACCGGCTGCGCGTGCACTACCCGGCCGACCCGGCCCACGGTGCGGCCGATCGGGAGTTCGTCGTCGCCGATCCGTACCGGTTCGCGCCGACCGTCACCGAGGACGAACTGGCGCTGATCGCCGCGGGTCGCCATCGACGGCTCTGGCAGGTGCTCGGCGCGCGGGTGATGACCCGCGACACCGGCCTCGGCCCGGTGTCGGGCACCGCTTTCGCCGTCTGGGCGCCGGCGGCCAAGGGAGTCGTCGTCGTCGGTGATTTCGAGGGCTGGGAGGGGCGTTTCGCCCCGATGCGCCGGCTCGGCCACAGCGGCGTCTGGGAGGTCTTCCTCCCCGGCGTGCGGGCCGGGGAGCTCTACAAGTTCCGCATCCGCGGTGCCGACGGCGGTCTCGTCGACAAGGCCGACCCACTGGCCCGGGCCGCCGAACCACCGCCGGCGACCGCCTCGGTCGTCGTCGGCGACGCCGCCTTCGCCTGGTCCGACGACGAGTGGCTGGGGCGCCGCGCCGCCACCGACCCGCTGTCGGAGCCGATGAGCATCTACGAGGTCCACCTGGGGTCGTGGCGCCCCGGGTCGGGCTACCGCGCACTCGCCGTCGAACTGGCCGACTATGTCGAACAGGCCGGGTTCACCCACGTCGAACTCCTGCCCGTGGCGGCCCATCCCTACGGCGGCTCTTGGGGCTACCAGGTGACCTCCTACTTCGCCCCGACCGCCCGCTGGGGATCGCCGGACGACTTCCGCTTCCTGGTCGACTCGCTGCACCGGCGCGGTATCGGTGTCCTCCTCGACTGGGTGCCGGCCCACTTCCCCCGCGACGCGTGGGCGCTGGCCCGCTTCGACGGGTCGCCCACCTATGAGCACCCCGACCCGCAGCGCGGCGACCACCCGGACTGGGGCACCCTCGTCTTCGACTACGGGCGCCGCGAGGTCGCCGACTTCCTCATCGCCAGTGCCCTGTACTGGCTCGACGAGTTCCACGTCGACGGCCTGCGGGTCGACGCCGTCGCCTCGATGCTCTACCTGGACTACTCGCGCGCCCCCGGGCAGTGGACGCCGAATGTGCACGGCGGTCTGGAGAACCTCGAGGCGGTGGCCTTCCTGCGCGAACTCAACGACGCGGTGCACCGCAGCCACGCCGGGGTGCTGACCATCGCCGAGGAATCCACCTCGTGGCCGGGCGTCACCCGCGACACCGCCTCGGGCGGACTGGGCTTCTCCCTCAAGTGGAACATGGGGTGGATGCACGACACGCTGGGCTACCTCGCCCGCGACGTCGCCGACCGCGCGTTCCACCACCACGAGATCACCTTCTCGTTGATGTACGCCTTCAACGAGCGCTTCCTGCTCCCGCTGTCGCACGACGAGGTGGTGCACGAGAAGGGCACGCTGTGGACGCGGATGTCCGGCGACGCCGACGCGAAGGCGCGGACCGTCCGGTTCTTCCTGGCGTATCAGTGGAGCCACCCCGGCAAACAACTGCTGTTCATGGGCCAGGAGTTCGGGCAGACGGCCGAGTGGGCCGACGACCGCGGCGTGGACTGGCACGAACTCGACGCCGGGCCCGACGCAGGCCGGCACCGCGGGATCGCCCGGTTCGTCGCCGATCTGAACCGGCTGTGCCGGACCCATCCGGCGCTGTACGAGCGGGATGTGCGCGCCGACGGCTACGAGTGGTTGTCCGCCGGCGACTCGTCGTCGCCGGTCTTCGGCTTCTGCCGACACGGAACGGGATCGACCGTCGTGTGTTTGTTCAGCGTCGCCCCCGAGCCGTTCGCGGAGTATCGGATCGGCATGCCCGCCCCGGGGCGTTGGCGGATCATCCTCGATAGCGACGACGAGAGATATCGGGACGACGAGAAGCACCAGGACGACGAGAAGCACCGCCCACCGGCGTCCGGCGCTGTCATCGAGACGACCGCTATCGCCTGGCAGGGACGCGCGACCTCGATCGCCCTGCCGTTGAAGGCCAACGCCTCGGTGTGGCTCGAGTTGCTCTGA
- a CDS encoding acetyl-CoA C-acetyltransferase has protein sequence MSGSTVIVAGARTPFGRLLGALKDFSAVDLGAIAIQGALERSGVPASAVDYVIMGQVLTAGAGQMPARQTAVKAGIGWDVPALTINKMCLSGIDAIALADQLIRAGEFDCVVAGGQESMTQAPHLLPGSRSGFKYGPTTLVDHMAFDGLHDAFTDQAMGALTEDRNDADGFTREQQDEVAARSHRLAAAAAEGDVFTDEIVPVSIPQRKGDPVQFAVDEGVRADTTVDTLGKLRPAFRKDGTITAGNSSQISDGACAVVVMSKVKAEELGLTWLAEIGPHGVVAGPDSSLQEQPANAIKKACDRAGIAPADLDVVEINEAFAAVGLASTRALGIDPEKVNVNGGAIALGHPIGTSGARIVLHLALELRRRGGGVGAAALCGAGGQGDALIVTVPKV, from the coding sequence ATGTCCGGTTCCACCGTCATCGTCGCCGGCGCGCGCACCCCCTTCGGCCGCCTGCTGGGCGCGCTCAAAGATTTCAGCGCCGTCGATCTGGGCGCCATCGCGATCCAAGGGGCGCTGGAGCGCTCCGGTGTCCCGGCCTCCGCGGTCGACTACGTGATCATGGGCCAGGTGCTCACCGCCGGCGCGGGCCAGATGCCAGCCCGGCAGACCGCCGTCAAGGCCGGGATCGGCTGGGATGTTCCCGCACTGACCATCAACAAGATGTGCCTGTCCGGCATCGACGCGATCGCCCTCGCCGACCAGCTCATCCGGGCCGGCGAGTTCGACTGCGTCGTCGCCGGCGGCCAGGAGTCGATGACCCAGGCGCCGCACCTGCTGCCGGGCAGCCGCAGCGGCTTCAAGTACGGCCCGACGACGCTGGTCGACCACATGGCTTTCGACGGCCTGCACGATGCCTTCACCGACCAGGCCATGGGCGCCCTGACCGAGGACCGCAACGACGCCGACGGGTTCACCCGGGAGCAGCAGGACGAGGTCGCCGCGCGCAGCCACCGGCTGGCCGCGGCGGCCGCCGAGGGCGACGTCTTCACCGACGAGATCGTGCCGGTGTCCATCCCGCAGCGCAAGGGCGACCCGGTCCAGTTCGCCGTCGACGAGGGTGTCCGTGCCGACACGACGGTGGACACGCTGGGCAAGCTGCGCCCGGCCTTCCGCAAGGACGGCACCATCACGGCCGGCAACTCGTCGCAGATCTCCGACGGCGCCTGCGCGGTCGTGGTGATGAGCAAGGTCAAGGCAGAGGAACTCGGCCTGACCTGGCTCGCCGAGATCGGCCCGCACGGCGTCGTCGCCGGGCCCGACTCGAGCCTGCAGGAACAGCCCGCGAATGCGATCAAGAAGGCCTGCGACCGGGCCGGTATCGCCCCCGCCGACCTGGACGTCGTCGAGATCAACGAGGCCTTCGCCGCGGTGGGGCTGGCCTCCACTCGGGCCCTGGGCATCGATCCCGAGAAGGTCAACGTCAACGGCGGCGCCATCGCACTCGGCCACCCGATCGGCACCTCCGGTGCCCGCATCGTCCTGCACCTCGCACTGGAGCTCCGCCGCCGTGGCGGTGGCGTCGGCGCCGCCGCGCTGTGTGGCGCGGGCGGCCAGGGCGATGCGCTCATTGTCACCGTTCCGAAAGTCTGA
- a CDS encoding tetratricopeptide repeat protein, with protein MSGAVDLSVLKDRADAQRAAQSAPAGAPGGPNPSPAASGDAVIDVTEATFESEVINRSTRQLVVVDLWATWCEPCKQLSPLLESMAGESGGRWVLAKVDVDANPRIAQAFRAQSIPMVVALAHGQPVSVFTGVKPRGEIQAWIDEILTQVGPSFPDAGPAPAEQEEPVDPRMAAAEAKLDDGDVDGALADYRAIAEAEPGNLEAASLVRNLTFVSRASKHPASIVETAAAGNVDDQLAAADVELIGQQPEAAFDRLVELVRVTADDDRARARARLLELFELYEPNEPVVMAARRKLASALF; from the coding sequence ATGTCGGGCGCGGTCGATCTGTCGGTCCTGAAGGACCGCGCCGACGCCCAACGGGCCGCACAGTCCGCGCCGGCCGGGGCCCCGGGTGGTCCGAATCCGTCGCCCGCCGCGTCGGGCGACGCCGTCATCGACGTCACCGAGGCCACCTTCGAATCCGAGGTCATCAACCGATCGACCCGCCAGCTGGTGGTCGTCGACCTGTGGGCGACCTGGTGTGAGCCGTGCAAGCAGCTCTCCCCGCTCCTCGAGTCGATGGCGGGGGAGTCCGGCGGGCGCTGGGTCCTGGCCAAGGTCGACGTCGACGCGAACCCGCGGATCGCCCAGGCGTTCCGTGCCCAATCGATCCCCATGGTCGTCGCGCTCGCCCACGGTCAGCCGGTCTCGGTGTTCACCGGGGTCAAGCCGCGCGGCGAGATCCAGGCCTGGATCGACGAGATCCTCACCCAGGTGGGGCCGTCGTTCCCGGACGCCGGCCCGGCGCCGGCCGAGCAGGAAGAGCCGGTGGATCCGCGGATGGCCGCCGCCGAGGCCAAGCTCGACGACGGCGACGTCGACGGTGCGCTGGCCGACTACCGCGCCATCGCGGAGGCGGAGCCGGGCAACCTCGAAGCCGCGTCCCTGGTGCGAAACCTGACCTTTGTGTCGCGGGCGTCGAAGCACCCGGCGTCGATCGTCGAAACGGCGGCGGCCGGCAACGTCGACGACCAACTCGCCGCGGCGGACGTGGAACTGATCGGGCAGCAGCCCGAGGCGGCGTTCGACCGGCTCGTCGAGCTGGTCCGGGTCACCGCCGACGACGACCGGGCGCGCGCCCGGGCCCGGCTGTTGGAGCTGTTCGAGCTGTACGAGCCCAACGAACCGGTCGTCATGGCCGCGCGCCGCAAGCTGGCGTCTGCACTCTTCTGA
- the mftM gene encoding mycofactocin oligosaccharide methyltransferase MftM, translating to MQAIVTDFPDLAAVPRHTVSRHTASSTAVSSAGPLVVAHRVRAAAAGGGRWRCDRRPDGSVVVSHPLDLATVSDDQVVGALSRFAQDGLLIGQDEFEQAAIAVITSLSPDHRACWRAFYANSVAQLRDGRAAFSPVHRRARSLLRGQSVLEVGCCFGLFALQCAQDGYDVTACDICPGALDLLGGAAADFGLPVTARIGNALSLPFAPGSFDTVTLIHLLEHLDGPAVGAAIGEALRVASRRVVIAVPFEEHPNAHFGHRQRLTEGDLREWARDWPAYPSQTIVDHGGWLVLDHRVR from the coding sequence ATGCAGGCGATTGTCACCGATTTCCCCGATCTGGCCGCCGTACCGAGGCACACCGTTTCGAGGCACACCGCGTCGAGCACGGCCGTGTCGAGCGCTGGGCCACTCGTCGTGGCCCATCGGGTCCGGGCCGCCGCCGCGGGTGGCGGCCGGTGGCGGTGCGACCGCCGGCCCGACGGCTCGGTGGTCGTCTCCCACCCGCTGGACCTGGCAACCGTCAGCGACGACCAGGTGGTCGGCGCGTTGTCGCGCTTCGCGCAGGACGGACTGCTGATCGGCCAGGACGAGTTCGAGCAGGCCGCCATCGCGGTGATCACCAGTCTCAGCCCTGACCACCGGGCCTGCTGGCGCGCCTTTTACGCGAACTCCGTGGCGCAGCTGCGGGACGGCCGGGCCGCCTTCAGCCCCGTGCACCGGCGAGCGCGTTCCCTGTTGCGGGGCCAATCCGTCCTGGAAGTCGGCTGCTGCTTCGGACTCTTCGCCCTGCAGTGCGCCCAAGACGGCTACGACGTGACCGCCTGCGACATCTGCCCCGGTGCGCTGGACCTGCTCGGCGGTGCGGCCGCCGACTTCGGGTTGCCGGTGACCGCGCGAATCGGCAATGCGCTGTCCCTGCCCTTCGCGCCCGGATCGTTCGACACCGTCACCCTCATCCACCTGCTCGAACACCTCGACGGCCCCGCCGTCGGCGCGGCGATCGGCGAGGCGTTACGGGTGGCGAGCCGGCGCGTCGTCATCGCCGTTCCATTCGAGGAGCACCCCAACGCCCACTTCGGCCACCGTCAGCGTCTCACCGAGGGCGACCTGCGCGAATGGGCGCGTGACTGGCCGGCCTACCCGTCGCAGACCATCGTCGACCACGGCGGCTGGCTGGTCCTCGACCACCGGGTCAGATGA